The DNA window TTTGCATTCTCGGAAGGATATATGGTATGATCAACCATTTATTCTCGAACCTAAATTGACGACACACCCTCAAAACCAACATACGCTTAATCAAGATTGGTCGATGATCGAAGTAGCTCAATGGAAGAACTTTCTGGAAGACATTATCTACTCCACGAAAAATTGAATCGTTTACGAGAAACATGTCTAAAGGAGACTGAACGAGCCCACCATGACCGTCTCCTCACCTAAAAGTATATTGACATCCTTCTAATGGTAAATCAACAAGTTCAAGATTCTCAATAGTTTTAGAAAACTCACGCATACCGCTCGTGAGTCTTCTTGCACATTTTCTTTCAGAAGGGGATCTAATCCTATTCATGTCGCCCGTGAACACAATAGGAAGATCATATAGACTAGCAACACTAGCCaactcaaagaaaaaaaaaccgTCTTTAGTTGTGGAAGTACGGGTCCATAAACGCTCACAAAAAACTTTCAATACTAGCATCTATTTTTTCGAACATGTCATCATTCAATGCCACTAAAATACCACATGAGGCTCCCACACAATCAAGAGTTTCCCAACCACAATGCCTCCAATTACAAATATATCCCTAACAACTGAGAGTACCAAACATAGACTTAAATACCATACACTTATTAGTATCATTGATCCCATAAACGTTCCACGCAATAATATTTCCAATCATTAGGTAAACTGATTATAATACACCTTACTATGCTTCGAAACTTGTTTCCAATTATTTAGATAACTGATAGGGAGTGCAAGTTTTCTCATTATTTACGCTGATAGCTATACGATAGTGGAGGAATTTCATGAACTTTTGGCCACATCTCTGCTTCAGCCTCAAGAACTGTCTCATGAACAGGGTatctattttcatttaaaaacatattatggATTGAGAAACCCTCACAAACCTCCTCATCAATATCTACTCAGGTTCTAAATCAACAGACTCTTCTTTTAAAACATCATGCGTGTACACATGTGGTTCAAGATATAAAAAGTTCTAATAGGGGAGTCAAAGAAAACATTGGTCATATGAGACATAAATTCATCCTTGAACAACTTCACTGTGTCCACATTGGCAGTCAACTCAGAGATATGATGCGGGAACATCATCCCACATTCATTAAACACTGTCAGCTGAAGCTCAAGATGTGGTGGAGGTCCATCTGATGTAACCATGAGATCacaattagataaaattttttTGAAGGTGATGTCTCTGAAACCAAAATCGACTCCTTAATAACTACACCCATTATCGGAGACGAAACAATCAGAGCATCCCCACTTGGGTAGTGATCTCAATTGAGATAGACGATAAAAAATATTGCTCAACAAACGAAGACGGTTGATCAATCATAATTGGAACAAGTGAATAAAAGCAACTCTCGTCTAGACACTCTACTACTTCATGATGAGAAATTTGGATCGTTGCTGAAGACAAACTCCCAAGAGATTCCGCCAACACCGATGTACCATTAAAGGGACCAACAAACTTATTTTCTACTTCCACCGCAATCCATTCGACATGAGCAAGATTAGCCAATTCCTTAAAATACAGAATCTTGATCAACATCTTCAACCTCAAACGACAGAACACTCGTATCTCTCAAACAAACCTGCATATCAGAAACCTGAACTCCAATACCACTTGACCGAAATGATATTGTAGATTGTTGTAGTCAAACAACTACTTCCAcaacaaaattttcattatcCATGACAATCGAAGACGGTAATTTTTCGTTATCCATGACAATCGTTCTTTTTCTGATGTCTAGTATTCGAGTCCATATACATAAATTCCCCTAGAATATTTCTTGCCCTTCTTAATATCATAAAACTCCACATATCATTAGTAAACCGTAGAAGCGAACCCACATACTAGGTATAGATGACACATTGGGAGTAATAGGCATTATATTCATCGATTGAGTCTCCTCCAAAGAAGGTTCCACAATCGGAGAAACTAGCGACACATCTGGAAGTGTGCCTGATGGTTTCACATAAGGGACCTCAGATGATGATGGCACCAAAATTGGATACCCATCTTTCAAAATCCTGGGACGACCGTTAATTAGTCTATTTAATCTCTTATCTAACAATAGCAGCAACGAAACGTCTATAggcaaaataaaaatagttttattgtTATTTCATAGAGAGACATACTTATCGCGATTATTGAATCCATACCAAAGTTCGCTATTTTATGGACCTTTCAACGGTCCCGAACCCAAACGCCTATTGCTACGTTCATTCGCCACCACTGCCTTACATAGCAGCCGTAAATCCTGAGCATTTGCCATAAACTCTCTACAAAGTCTTGGGCCAGATTCAACCACGCCGACAAGCTCTAGATCCGACAGACTAGTAAACGGCTCGATAGTTTTTGGCCCACACACAATCGATTCCATCCAAGCTTCCCAGACCGCTCGCCTTGGTTTTCCTGGTTTTCCTGCCATACTTGCAAATGATAACCCTTATATACCTATCTCCTCACACATTATGTTGGAGACGACGGCAAGAGGTCTCCTAATAAGAGAATGAGCTCTATCCATCCCACCATACTTAGCATTGTCCGAACCATGATGCTCAACATCTGCAGACCTGGTCGCTCTATTTTCAATGTCATATCTTTGGTGGGAGTCCATCAAACGGAAAGCTCGTCCGTCCGTTCCGACAATTATCATGATCCGTCCATCCATCTAATTCCTTCAGTTTCTTCAACCACCCTCATcccacatatatatttttttgttcttttttaaaACAAGAATTATTGAACTAACAAGTCAAAATATTGCAAGAAAATTACACATGAAATATGTCATTAATTAATTGAACGAGTATAATGAATGGTTGTGTTTTTGTTctacttgtaattatttgacACAACTTCACCAAATCttccaaatcaaaataaaattagtagCACTGATGTGGCTGCTGATCTATTCATTCTGGACGGACCTCAATGCCCTCCACAATAAGGCCGCTCTTCCAGTAGAGTCTTTTCACCTCCTTCAAACTCATTACGAGATCACCGTCATCGTCTTCTCCATCCAGACTGAAATACTCTCCCATCTTTATCTCCAACCACCCATCTTTTCTCACCTTTGGCTCATTCCCTACTCCGCTGCTGCTGCTACTTCTCCTTCTCCTACGGTCGAGAATAACAGTTTGAGTTTCGGATGCAGCAGCTCCTCCCATTATCCCACATGAAACTTCCACCGATTCATCAAAATCCATACCATATGCTTCAGATGTCAGATTGAATACCAGGTAAACCCCATACAAAGTGTTTCGAGACAGAACCTCCGTACTTAGCTTTCCATTAATTTCAAGCCAACAGACGTCGATCAGCTCTGCCACCTCAGGGAATCTGTACGTAGTTCATAACGATTTAATGGATATGAAGATCACATGGATAAATATAGTTGGAAATTAATTAAACCTGGATTCGGGTAGAGATCTAAATCTCCAGTACATGGGGGAATTACTCCATGTAATGCTGAGGTCTCTACTAGCCAACATGTAACACTTCCGCCCAGTTCGTTTTTCCAATGAAAagctctatatatatatatttatttgaaaaatcaatcaaattatacaCAACACATGAATTGAGGAGAACCCATTAATTATTAGATACCTTAGTTCCGTTGTCGATTATAAGAGGTTTATCGGCAAGGTGGAAAAACAGGTCCCTGGTGGAGGAGAAGGACGTTGGAGGAGCAGCAGCTGCTCGAGCGATTATGTCCCTGTAACCAGACGGCATAAACGCCTCCCAAACAGAGTCGGAATCGGCCGCCGATCTGAAGATGGACCCCATTACAGAAATCCTGCAGGCATCTTCGGGACTCGTAAGGGAGATCACTTTCGCTATGCAATTTTCTGGCAGTTTGTTCAACAAATCCATTTCTATCTTCTCtcacaagacaagaatacaaTTTCTTCGATATTTCAAATGCACAAGTTATAGGAGGAAAGCaaatagtaattaattaaagagaGAGATCATAGAGATCTCCGATCACTTTCGCTATTCAATTGTTGAACAAATCCATTCTATCTTCTCTCACAAGAGAAGACTACAATTTCTTTGATATCTTCTCTCgcaagaaattgaagaaaaagattatatatagagataggGGAGAGCACACTTttggtttatattgatttttccattttatttttgtttaatttgaccaaaaaaataaataaataaatatatttatttatatttttaatcatattaattgactagctcattttatatatttaattttttagatttttttttataataactcacatatcaattaataataagaaacaTGAAACAAGGTATGcatgtttaataatttatttggacaGTTGTTCAATTATTCaactcttatttttattaaatttttatttataattaattttagaaaaaaataacatatatgttaatatttaaataacattagatgtattatgtaattaaaaacaattaataatataccTATACATCCTCTAAAGGAATAGAAAAAATTCACAAACTTGGAACCAGCATGAACAAATTAATGATATGCAAAAGGATCTTGCGTATATGGTCTAACGGTCCCCGCTTTTATGCTGGTCTTCCAGGATCTTTTAGTTACTGCCCTCCGACCAGCTTTTATCTTATGCTTCATGAGTCACTCAGGACCGATGAAAAAAAGGGATCACTGCTTATGGACTCATTGAAAAAGATTCTAATCTAGTTCATAGACTTTGAACCCAAATACATTATCTCTCTAATAGAACGAGATATTGAGACCTGAGTAATTTAGATTTTGATTggatgtttcttttttttttaaaatttttcggTAGTAAACAatgtaatgaaattaatttaactagGAAAATTTTCGTACGATGCATACGATAaggataaaaacaaaataaattaaaaaaattataataatatttattcaatgtttaaaattattaaaataaaaatataacgctctcattccacCTTTTATTCATTTCgttaaaacaacttattttctcacattttcatcacatatttttttccgaataaatctctcatctcgtgactttacactttcactttttcaatcaaatatttgattcatatttttttaataattagcatcgtgacctcacactctgatcaatcaaatatttgattcatatttctttaaccactttcaaatgataccggtctattatccatcggcaaaccacatctcaatcacacttggttaaaagttgtacttgttttgttaggttgcaagttcgaaacatacaaataacatttttaattttttcgaaacatacaaatagcatttttaattttatttttaaccgttttaagtttatggataggtcaacccacaatccgacccaaatatccatttactctcaaataaatatccaaattaaccacagctctcgacccggcaatctggacactttaaaaattaagagttaaaaatttaaacttttattgttaaaatgtcttgcgtttatcaaatttggtgttgaatcttaaatgtaaagtgttgttagtttagttggttaaagagttttgtaattgttttgttatattacaagtttgaaacatacaaataacattttaaatttatttttaaccgtttcaattttatgggtgggtcaacccacaatccgacccaagtattcatttactctcacacaaatatccaaattaaccacaactctcgacccgaaaatccggacactttaaaaattaagcatcatattatattatattatattatattatattatattatatatatatatatatatttataaaaaaaatattgcctaattcattttattttttaattctctccaaatttaagtaatttttgtGACAACTTagattaataaacaaaattaaaaatgataatgtGTTATCATACTTTTATGCAATAAAAGATGGATAATACTGAATGAAGGTGTGAAGTCCTACTAGTGTTATCTAGAGTATTTGTAAAAACATATGTGTTCATGATATTTgagattttattgaatttagaaagtttattatatacttttaaaattcatataaaagacaatatttCTCTTATGCAAATTGAGATGAACAAGTGCCCAAATTGACTTCATTACCTTCAATAATCTCAATCTTGCTTTTTAAGGTTCGTTCAAAGCATGTGTCATTTGATTGTTTTGTGATGTAAATGTGATATAGCTTATACACATGTAACTTTCTATTGGAATGTTTCACCACTATCATCCGACTGGACTAATAAATTTGTTAtcccatttaaaaaaaagaaccATAAAAACTTGGGTTTAGGTATGTTCGTATTGGGTAGACTACAACATTGCACTAATGGTTCTCAATTCCTATAATTTGATGGAATTCATAGTTAGAAAGGAACACGACATTTAAGCATCACTCACACGTACAATAAGAATCTCCATAAACCAACTGAACTAGAAAACATGTCAAAGTTTATAACCAAATAGTTTGAGTATGGCGAGGTAGATGTgaacaagaagaagaggagaagtCACCCGGCCCCATCTTTGAATAAGGCAATTGCCTACGAGTATTGATTTTGCCGAAGTCACAAAAATCACTTAATATAACGCTAGATAGATAACTTCCCTTTTTATACGATTGTTAACATTTCTGATATAATTGGTTAATTTGGAATATGTTGATGTAAATGATTGTTCTTGCTAAAAGTTTCCCAATTCGGGGCATTTTTATTGAAAAGAcacaaaagaaaaacacaaagaTCTATGACAACAAGAGTTGTCCAACTAGAATGCTTTTGAGCTTCTTAACTAAGATTTGTAGTATAAATACAGTGACCGCAGGAGGAATCattattatgtaataaaaaGATTTCTAACCAGTTTATTTCAATGAGCACATATGATGCACTTCAACAATATGTAACAATCTTATGTGTGGTTAAATAACCTTTGTGTTCTCCCATTGTGTCTCTCTTAGGGATTCTTACACAATATTGCAGAAGCTAGACAATTATCGCCTACAATTCGCATACCCTTAAGCTATTAAAGCTTCAAGCAAATCTTGTGTTAAGAATGAGAGGGGTAAGAAGATTCATTTGACATAATTCTTGGTTTTCTGTCTAAAAGAGCTTCTTCTTAAAGTTCCCTTTCTTCAGCATGAAGCCTAAAAGGAGCCCAATTATGAACAACTCAAACTAATCAGTTTATGAAACCAAATAATTCAGCTTAACAGGACAGTAAGGACACAAATGCTTCCTTCCTTCCTAGAGAAACTGAGAATAATTTAGAAGCAGTCCCCTGTTAAAAATGAATTCTTTATTGCCTGTCTAAAATTTAAGAAAGTCAAATAGAGCCAATTTCCAAGGAATGAGATTACTAAGCCAGTCTCAATAGGAAATTTCCTCACTGTAGaaattcaatttgaaaaaaaaaaagagtttttaATCCAGACTTATCAAGCAAGAACACAAATTGACAATTGGGTTTTGATTCATGAAGCTAGCCCTAGCTAACAAGAAGAATTACAACCACAAAGAATCAGAATATGCAAACCAATTGAATACCAGtagtgaaatattttaataaattaagataataattcTTAGGCAgtacatgatgatgatgatgataccTATGATAATAATATCCAagttaaaattgtaaaatccgTATTCAAACCTGAGAATAAGACCCTCGAGGACTATCAAGCAGAGATCCATAAGGCGAGGCTTCATCGAAATCATCCGTAAACCTCATCGCACCGTGAAAACAGATCAATCCACCGGCAATCAGTACCGAAACCAACACGTTAAGCCAAACTCCGGTCCACATTAGGGCAATGATAGTCACCAAGCTCAAAACAATCAGCACCGCCAGATCGTGAATCTGATGGTCGAAAATCGTCACAGGCTCGTCCCGATAGAAATAGAAATGGAGCCAGGCGGCGAAGGTTATCAAGAAGACGATGAGTGAGATCGGATGAAAGAGGAGGCTGAGGAAGAGGACGAGAAGAGAGAGGAGCGTGTAATTCAAGCGGAAGTAGTGGAGATTCTTGCGGACGCGGAAGGTGGCTTCCGATAAAGAGATTGGAGGGCTGATTACGTTGATGTCGAGGAATTCTCGCCATGGGCGGAGTGCGGAGGCGAAGGAGTGGTGGATTTGAGCGGCGCGGGAAGAGAAGTCGGTGGGTAGCTGATGTAATGGATTGCTCATCGGCGGGATGTTGGTATAGCCGCCGGCCGGTGTGGAAGCAGCAGCCATCGTCGTCGGCCTTTAATTCCAGTCAAAGCAAATTATTACTAATACGAATCAAAGAAAATTCCTCTACTCTTTTATTAATCATCGTCACTTTCATTCAGAAAgtcgaatatatatatttatttcatgaAGAAGCCAAAGTGAAATCTCTGGGCCTTTATGCTTGCTTATTGGGctcataattttcatttaaacatTAAGGTTAAGGTctatgttataaatatattattctaattttttttagttaattattatttatttaagtttcataatatatataaagtaaaattaatatattattattataaacatgtATAGAGTtagttaattagtttatataattaatgaagagaagaatattagttttatttataaagttggatagatgtgttaaatttgtttataaaattgtaaaattttatttatgtatacttttttaaaaagtgttaaatttatttaacttaactGATTTTTCTAACGTTAAAATGTAGTGTTGTTGTTAATATGTAGTGTTGTTGTATCCacgtattattattatatatattatttttataaacaatctTCCAATTCAAACCgatcttattattaaaaataaaattaaataaaattaaaaataattttgtctcCTCTCAAGACATTTTTATCTAACACCCGTTAATATATTTCAGGAAACAACTCCGTCAACCAACATCAGCAACTCATCTGCAATAGATTTTGTTAGAGATTATAAATGCTTcagaattaatttgtttttcctcTTTTGTAGAATTCTTCAACATTTTCTCTAGTTCCTTCTTCGAAAACATATTCAAGTCCGATAAAAATTCTTCGTCGCTTCCCCATTCCGACACAAATGCCGCCGGAATCATTCTTCCCCTTTGCTTGCTCTTCTTCGACGACGAATCCTTCTTCGGGGAGCACCAGAAATAACTCGTTTTATTAGGCGATGAAGGAGACGAAAAAGACTCATACAGATTCGACGAATC is part of the Impatiens glandulifera chromosome 1, dImpGla2.1, whole genome shotgun sequence genome and encodes:
- the LOC124920566 gene encoding F-box protein PP2-B11-like, with amino-acid sequence MDLLNKLPENCIAKVISLTSPEDACRISVMGSIFRSAADSDSVWEAFMPSGYRDIIARAAAAPPTSFSSTRDLFFHLADKPLIIDNGTKSFSLEKRTGRKCYMLASRDLSITWSNSPMYWRFRSLPESRFPEVAELIDVCWLEINGKLSTEVLSRNTLYGVYLVFNLTSEAYGMDFDESVEVSCGIMGGAAASETQTVILDRRRRRSSSSSGVGNEPKVRKDGWLEIKMGEYFSLDGEDDDGDLVMSLKEVKRLYWKSGLIVEGIEVRPE
- the LOC124920567 gene encoding PRA1 family protein D-like, whose product is MAAASTPAGGYTNIPPMSNPLHQLPTDFSSRAAQIHHSFASALRPWREFLDINVISPPISLSEATFRVRKNLHYFRLNYTLLSLLVLFLSLLFHPISLIVFLITFAAWLHFYFYRDEPVTIFDHQIHDLAVLIVLSLVTIIALMWTGVWLNVLVSVLIAGGLICFHGAMRFTDDFDEASPYGSLLDSPRGSYSQV